CAATTGATAATGCAAAGGAAAACCAACATAATACTTACTCTAGATCCCCTTTTATCTCATCAGAGTGAAGCAAAATGTAGCGATGAGCTTGTTTTAAGCTTTTGTCATCAAGGCGAATGCTGACCTCCTTCCCAATAAATTGACCACCGGAATCAAATAAGTAATCATTGGGATTTGGAATGTCATCATCCATCCTTTTAGGTATGTTGAAGATGGTCTTAACACCTTAAAGATATatcgaacaaaacctaattGTCTCCTCTAAAAGGAAGCCTTTTGCAATAGATCCTTCAGGTTGGGCTTTATTGGTTACATGTGATTTCAAATGGGACAAGTACCTTTCAAATAAAACATTTGTACTTAATATATAATAAATGtgaaatatttaataaaaataatataatttagaCGTGTAAGATATTAACCTTTCAATGGGATACATCCATCTGTATTGAACTGGTACACCAAGTTTAACCTCCTCCACTAAGTGAATCAACAAATGGACCATGATTGTGAAAAATGAAGGCAGAAACTCCTTTTTCAAGTCACAAAGAGttaaaataatttcaatttgaagaccaTCTAAATCATCTGGATCAATAGTAGTAGAGCATAGCTTCTTGAAAAAGGAAGACAATCTAGCCAACAAGTCAATCGCTTTTGTAGCTTTAGAGGCCCTTAAGGCAACGGGAAGGATATCCTGCATTAGAACATGGTTGTCATGACAGAGGTTAATCAACTTCCTTTGCTTCATATTCACACAACTAGAAAGGTTGGATCCATATCCATCAGGAACTTTAATTTTCAGCAAAACATTTAGGAACCTCTCCTTCTCCTCCGTAGACATAGAATAGGAAGTCGGAGGCATGCATTCACTTCCGTTAGGATTAGTACTCAGCCAAAGGTGAGAATTTATTCTCCATGCTTCAAGGGATTCTCGATCATTCCTACTATCTCTACTCTTATCCATACTAAGAAGAATTCCCAAAATATTCTCAGACACGTTTTTCTTAATGTGCATCACATCTAAATTATGCCTTAGAAGATTATGCTCCCAATACACCAAATCAAATAATATGCTTCTCATGGTACCAAAGTCACTTTCATCTTGgacatcatcgtcatcatcatgTCCTCTTTGCCTCTTTTTCGGTGGTGCCTTCGACTTTCCGTAAACATGTTTCACCTTTCCTTGCTGCCTCAATATATCAGTGCCGCTAGGACGAGATGGGGCTTTACCCCACTCATTAGTTCCAAACTTCTCACAAAACTTGTCACCTTGACATCGATATGGGTGATCTGCAGGTAACCATTTTCTATAGCTACAATAGCAAATCTTGCTCCCAAATCTATTAGAAGGCGTGGAATCTAAGCATATAGGAGATGCATTGTAACCTTTtgtgctcaaaccagagatcATTTCATAGCCGGGAAAGGCATTAATAGTCCAAAGCAAAGCCGCACGCAAATTAACTTTCTCTCCGGCAAAAGCATCAAAAGCTTCAACCCCTGTCCACAGCAATTTCAATTCATGGACTAATGGCTGCACATACACGTCAATATCATTTCCGGGACTTGATTTTCCCGGAATAAGCGTGGACAGAATGAAAGAAGACGGTTTCATACATAACCATGGTGGAAGATTATAAGGAATTAACATCACTACCCACGTACTATAAGGGGTGTTCATTAAACGGTAAGGATTAGAACCATCACTCGCAAGACCTAATCGAACACTACGAGGTTCTAATGCAAAATCTCTGTGACGCTCATCAAATGCCTTCCATGCTAAGACATCTGAAGGATTCCTTAAAATCTTCTTATCATCTTCACCCAATCGCTCTGTATCATGCCATCTCATATCTTCTGCTGTTTCTGATGACATGTAGATTCTTTTTAGTCTCGGTATAAGAGGGAAATATCGCATTACCTTAGCTGGCACACCTTTCTTACAAGTATGCGTACCTTGATCACTTACAACGCCACCCCTATCCTTAGATTTCGTCCACCTCGATGTACCACAAACATGACACTTGTCTTTCTCTAAAAATTCTCCCCAATACAACATGCAATTATTCGGACAAGCATCAATCTTTTCATACCCAAGGCCCAAGtcttttatcattttcttaCTGTAATAATAAGAAGAGGGAAAATCAAGTATTTGAGGGAATGCATCTAGAATTAGCTTCAACAACATATTGAAAGATTCTATGGACCAGTGATTCATACACTTCAAGTGAAACAAGTGtaacagaaaagataactttgAAAAATTGATACACCCCTCGTATAATTTCTCCTCAGAAGCTTCAAGCAACTTCTTATACGTCACATATTCTTCTATTGTAGAATAATCATATTCTACATCTCTGTCATAGGCCACGGGCTCCTCAATCCATTCATCATCCTCTAGCTCGTGCTTCTAAATTTGGGCAATTGGGAGGCATATTAACACTAAATGCTGATCTTAATAGCCCTTCCATATTATCTCGACCTACAAACCCACTTTGGTTATCAAGGGATCCTTCACTAGTAAtccctccatcactctcaaacaTATGCTGAAACGTATCCCCTTTACCATGAAAAATCCAATCCTTATATGGCTTATAAAATCCCTTAAACAAAATATGCCTCTCCACTTCATTTACGGAGAACCATTTCTCTACCTTACAGTTCTTACATGGACATCTAATTTTTCCTTCGACTAGATCTTGCTTGGCAAACTCAATAAATTCCATACAACCT
This sequence is a window from Spinacia oleracea cultivar Varoflay chromosome 1, BTI_SOV_V1, whole genome shotgun sequence. Protein-coding genes within it:
- the LOC130463780 gene encoding uncharacterized protein, which encodes MDKSWIDLPTGHREYVEGCMEFIEFAKQDLVEGKIRCPCKNCKVEKWFSVNEVERHILFKGFYKPYKDWIFHGKGDTFQHMFESDGGITSEGSLDNQSGFKHELEDDEWIEEPVAYDRDVEYDYSTIEEYVTYKKLLEASEEKLYEGCINFSKLSFLLHLFHLKCMNHWSIESFNMLLKLILDAFPQILDFPSSYYYSKKMIKDLGLGYEKIDACPNNCMLYWGEFLEKDKCHVCGTSRWTKSKDRGGVVSDQGTHTCKKGVPAKVMRYFPLIPRLKRIYMSSETAEDMRWHDTERLGEDDKKILRNPSDVLAWKAFDERHRDFALEPRSVRLGLASDGSNPYRLMNTPYSTWVVMLIPYNLPPWLCMKPSSFILSTLIPGKSSPGNDIDVYVQPLVHELKLLWTGVEAFDAFAGEKVNLRAALLWTINAFPGYEMISGLSTKGYNASPICLDSTPSNRFGSKICYCSYRKWLPADHPYRCQGDKFCEKFGTNEWGKAPSRPSGTDILRQQGKVKHVYGKSKAPPKKRQRGHDDDDDVQDESDFGTMRSILFDLVYWEHNLLRHNLDVMHIKKNVSENILGILLSMDKSRDSRNDRESLEAWRINSHLWLSTNPNGSECMPPTSYSMSTEEKERFLNVLLKIKVPDGYGSNLSSCVNMKQRKLINLCHDNHVLMQDILPVALRASKATKAIDLLARLSSFFKKLCSTTIDPDDLDGLQIEIILTLCDLKKEFLPSFFTIMVHLLIHLVEEVKLGVPVQYRWMYPIERYLSHLKSHVTNKAQPEGSIAKGFLLEETIRFCSIYL